The Drosophila sulfurigaster albostrigata strain 15112-1811.04 chromosome 3, ASM2355843v2, whole genome shotgun sequence genomic sequence TTTCAATTGTAGTGTTTACTTTAGCTGTAAAACTTGATAAGCTTACCATCTGGCCCGGGTCGACGTGTCCACTGTCGTCTGTAGTCGTTGTGATGTCTGGGATAGTCGTGATCGTAGCTGGAGCCAGGATAGCGCAGCACAGCATTCGATTCACGCGGTGGTTCGCGGTGGCCAGGGGGACCCAGTTCAAAGTAGTTGAAGTCATGCTGATCCTTGCGACGCTGCGATTCACTCAGACTCCATTGAGAGCTGTGTttgctgccaccgccgccgccataGCTGCCACCATAGCTGCCCCAGTTCTCCTCGGCTCCAATGAGGTAAGGCACAAACTTACTGGGCTTCTTGTAGGCGCCACTTCCTGGCCGCGGCAGCGGACCATCGCGATCGAGGTAGTTGTGTGCTGGCCCCGTGACAGGCGGTCCTGGTGGTCCCGGAGGTCCTGGTGGAGGGCCTGGCGGGCGATATGGCGAATAATCGCCACCTGGTCTGTAGGAAGGTCTGTACTTGTCGATGCGGTCGGTCTCTGGACGAGGTGGACGATAGACGGAGCTGTCGTAGCCCGAGCTGCTGGGCAAAGTCTCCCAGCGATCGCTGGGTCTGTAGGGACGTGGGAAGTCGTGGCGATCTATGTATTCGGGACGCGAGGCCGAGTGATCGCCAAAGCTGCTGGGCGGCGTATGTCCAAAATAACCAGAACTGGAGCCATGTGAGGAGAATTCATATGACGAGGAGGATGAATGGGAGCCATGATACTCCGAGGAGCCGTAAGGACGATGCTCATAGGAACCCGGCGGACCCGATGGACCGCGATAATGATCGACAGCTGTGCTGTGTGGCGATTGAGGAGGACCAGGACGATAATGATCACGATCGCGATCCAAGTAGGGGCCACTGCTGCTGGGTCCAGGTCCTGGACCGCTGCTGGGCTTGAAGTAGATGGGATTGCTGGAGATGGGACCCTTGGAGCAGTCCTGACAGACATTGCGACGACAGCTGCTCGGCGCATTGCGATCGCGCTCGTAATAATCGTAGTCGGGATGGCGCAACAAATTCGTGTCGCGTCGATTGGCACTAGAGTACAAATCCATTTGGGAGAGTGGAATTTCGATGAGCTCACAATCGCCTTGACCATGGCCGGAGGGATCCAGGCGATAGTTAAAGCCCTCGCACATGAAGCGCTTCTCATGGCCGCATTCTCGCATGCAGTCCTCGACGCGTTCGCACGAGATGGAGCGACGCACCCAATGGGGCGCAATTCGCTTGCCCGCCAACACTCGCCGGAAgcaggctgcaataagatgaAGATGCAATGGCAAAGATGCAGAAATCTATTGGAATGGAGAGGCTGACTCGTAGTCGTTGAGTTGGGCAAACCAAAAAGCGCTGCTCTAACTCTAAGTCTAACTTTAACTCTGAGTTGTAGCTGAAAGTCAGTGAAGCGTTTGAAGCGCCAGAACTAAAGATCGGAGGAGGGAGAGTACGGCGGAGGGGGGGAAACTACATGTTGCTTCACGTTCACGTATTttcttgtgttgtgttgtgtacTCCATCGTCACAtccgctgctgctgtaaaTTATGTTCGAGTCATGTTTTTAGCGACGCCTCCCACACACACCCTGCCCCCAAAAGTCAGCCTTCGCTTCAGATAATCTTCGCTAAAATTGCTACCAACCGAGAGGTTCTTCTTCGCTTTGGCTTCgccaaattatgcaaattacttTAATACGCACGTCTTTTGGGTTTTTTGGCCAGTGCATTGACCGAGTTATGAACTCTTCTCAGACCCATTCCCTGCCCCTTACCTTTGGCATCCtccacaataataatagtactGCTGATGtcgctgctgccactgccaccgccgctgctgctgctgccactgacACTGTGCCGCGTAGGACTCACAAATTTGGCATGGCTGCCACAGAAAAGAGGCAGCCACAATAACAGCAGACCGTACATCACTTGCAACCGCATTGGAACGCGCTCAACGAAGCACTAACAGCACCCCCaacaaaaattccaaaaaatatgatttactCGCTTATAAACTCGTGTGctcgttttttatttaaatttgtttttagtcGCTATGATGCTCAGCGGTTACGTAAGCGCGTTgcgtttcaatttcaattggaatttctatgtgtgttttgttttgtgtcaCAATTAGAAAATTTGAATGTCAAATGACTAGCTGAGCACAGCAgccattacacacacactcgctcacacacactttcgcACTCTTTGGCACAGGATACGCATTTATTTCCGGCGGTTTTGTACGACGCGCAGCGATGGCGATTCTAATGGCGAATGAGCAGCTGCTGTGGTCAAGCTTGCGGTTTTATACGCTAATAGAAAAATCGCGCGCGTTTTTCGCGCCGACACCGTGAAAAACTcgaaaagcgaaacaaaaatgagaaaagcTTTGTGCGAGCTTTTTTTCTCGCTATCTGAATTTGTTCTCGCTCTACGCTTGGCGCATTGTTTTAGGGCTCTGCCCAGCGGGGGGCGTTTTGCGTGGAGCCTTGAGTCGTGTTTTTAATGAGTATTTTTGGTCAGCAGATTGCTTATCTTTGATTCAGATGAAAATACGGGGGCAAGAAACACTTGCGGCGGCATTATGAGAAGACTCACATGTACCACTCGAGGCAACAAAGCGTAACCTGACGTCACTCAAGGATGCCGTAAGATCACCGCAAAGTTAGGTATTCTGCACTTCAAAGCGACATTCTCAGAAATCGCCAAAGAGTTGAAAGCAAAGAATTTCGTTAAGCAAGCATGTTCTTAATgtagaaaacataaaataaagaacatatatTTGTAACAGCTTATTAAGTATCatacttagtatatttgttttaaaagatATATCATGTTTGAACTATGTCTGTCTGGCATTTAATACcgttaacaaatttgttttttaattaaataatgaaaacttttAAGTTTCTTTAATGATGTTgcagttcgttgcctaagtcttttgttttcttagcACAGAATAATAGCTAAACACTTTTTtgccaaataattttaaattgactaCAAATAGCAAGCGTTAACACATCTTTTGCAGTTTTATAAATGTGCGctataaattatgttaaaaacTGTTAAACACTTTTAATGTCTTAACGATgcagttcgttgcctaagtctttcgttttctTAGCACTTGAAAATGAACTGAgaatatttctataaatatgccaaatgtcCAGCTATAATTTAGCAGCGCTTCAGTAAGTTCTGAGCAAATATTGTGAATTCTAAACAAGAACTTTCAagctttttctttgtttgcaAGCTTTTTCATACCGCTGCCATAGCGTGCTGCTAACATgcataattcatatttaatatgaagCTCGTTGCCCAAGTCTTGGCAATCGCATTGATCTAACGTCTCTTCTTCGCCCTTAGGCCGACTGTTTGTGAGACATGTTTGAGGCACAAAAAAACCAGACAAGTTGAGCGCATTTCCGTTTCTTAATCAATGTCACTGCTGTCATTTCAATGGCCAACTGCATTGGCGGTAAGCTTTTTTgtgcattgctgctgctgttttgcttAATTTGCATACAATAGCAGGCCTATTGCTAGGGGCAAAAGGGGGAGGCAGGGTCGCCTGTTCAAGTGCAGTTGCTCTTGCACAATtttagaagaagaaaaaacacccaaaaaaaaaaaacttcagaGCGAAATAGGAAAGAGAAGTTAGAAACACTTCCGTTTGTAAGCTGCGTCGTATTATGCTTATCTTCGAGGCAAAGATCTGTCCCACGCCTAATAAAGTCAACTAACTAACTCGCACGCAGACGAGTGGCAATTTAATTACGCTCTCGACAGTTGTTGTCAGATCGTAACTAGCTACACTTGAACCGAACTTGGCTTATGTCACCGGCTGCCCAAAAAAGTTCATACTTCGTCACAGTCGAGAACTCCCAAAGGAAGTGGAGTTCAGATCACCAAATTATAAATGACTCTTTGATGAGTTGGCAGCGTAATTTTAGAATTGTCATCAATCTTTCTGCACTTGACAAGCCTGTACCGTAAATTCTTCAACTCAATGCTGACATCATATCAAAGAAGTTGTATACCaaaaaacattataataattattaaaaacaaggcgaacaaaaattatatataattatttttgtgatgAACTCGATCGCATCGATAACCCACTTTGCCTgacatttttgccatttttcgCTTAAACTTTGCTCGacatttgttcatttgttttgttgtccaCACCATGAGCTCTAGTTAGGCATTATTCacttttgttgatgttgttgttgttgtttagtatgtaaatgtttttttttggggcacaTGCAACCACCCACTCGACGAGCGAGACTGCGCTTTATGTCAGTCTAATgggtttttagttttgttacgcaaataaaagccaaaacaaaaatctggGTCAACTGACCCTCCCGCCTACAATGTCACACCCGCTCCGGCTCCCTCTTCCACTCCCTTCGGCCACAGCCTCTCATCTTTGTACCGCACGTAATGAGTTTTAATTGTGCGCAATGTTAATACTACCACTTTCAGTTAGTTTGTTACGATCTAACCcaatattatatagtatttcatGGTAGTAAAACCCTTCACACAGTCTGCTCTGTTAGCTCTGATCGCGAATCCAAAATTAGTTGGGGCATGGTTATGATTTATcagcaatattaatatttattaaaattacctTTATACTCACCATTCATTTCGTCCAGAGGATAACGATCGCGATCTCTGTCTCCAGGCATGGGCATGGGACGATCTGTCGATTGGAAATGAGCAAGAAGTGGGGTTAAGATTATTCTATTCTTACAATTACTTTTACTTTCTATGAATAGCTTATAGTGTTAGCGATAAAGTTTCACTCATCTttcttattataaatttttgtatcaAAATACGATATTCTTTTTCTACTCAATAAGTGACAAATATGTtaagcttttatttatttattccttTTAATATGAATCACATCTACAACACAATCTCATTCATATCTTCACTCTATTGCGTTCTCTAAAATCTTCATTTCAGTATAAATGATTAATATTGGCTCTATAAAAATGTAGTAAATTTAGAAGAGAAGCTTctaaaatacagaaatattaattttcttcttgaaaataaaaataaatgaaataataatacaatttttaattaaactatctattgaattaaattttcaactaATTTTCTCATTCTTCTCTGTTTTCAACAGCTTCATACTTCATTTGCTTTAGACTAAGTCTATAACTAAGCCCTGattctaattattttctttacttcGTTAATCAGCAGTGTCCTTACTTACTTTTGTTACCCTGCATGTAATCTTCGGGATTAAAGTAGGTGGCTATGGTTTTATCATCGTCGTAGCCTCCATAGCCATCGGGACGCATGACGCTGCCATTGCGTCGTACATAGTCATCCCTTGGTGGCGGTGGCCGGTCGTATGACGGTGGACGTGCCGAGGAGCCTGGACCAGGACCTGGACCGGGTCCATAGCCACCATCGTGGGGAGCATGAGCTGGCGGATCAGGTCGATTGGTGTAGTCGGGACGTGGCTCGCGATGGCCATCGTAGTTGGGTGTAGGACGTGGACCGTAGGAGCTTTCTGGCGGAGTGGAGCTGTCGTAGGGACGCGCTGGCGATGGACGTGGATAGTCGGGACGATCGTCGTTGTAATCCGGTCGTGGTGGGTAGCCTGGACGCTCGGCAGAAGAGGGACGCAGCGTAGTGGGAGAATAGCGCTCAGGTGTGCCATAGCTATAGCCATTGCCGTAACCCAGACCAAACACTGGACGCGGCGGTCCATGGGGCGTGGGATGCACGCTTTCCTCATCCAGTGGCCCGTAGGCGGGTCTATAACGATCGTCCACCTCGGGCACATTGGCCGCATAGCCGCCGGGTATGTAGGCATTCTCGTTGGGCGCCGGATAGTTGTGTTCGTAGAGCGTGGGATACTTGTAGAGCGGATAAATCTCCTGCGAGAAGTACAAACGATCTCCGACGCCAGGTGGCGGCAGTGTGGGACCCGATGGCGGCGGTAGCTGCGGCAGTGGCGGTGGGGGGACGAGGCGAGTCGGGGGGGACCTGTATGCGGCGTGGGGTTCACGACGAGCACGGGCGTGTTGCCCACATCCAGCGGTCGATTGGGCAGATTCACTGGCGTTACGCCAGTGCTGATCGGACTTGGGGCACCATCGAGTTGGCCAATCGAATTGTCGCTCAAATCAAAGCAATTCGTTTTGCGCGCATACAAATCAAAGTCGGGATCGAAAATGATGCCACTTGGACGAGTGCTGTACTGTGCACCGTCGCCTcctccgccgccgccgcctcctccATTGGCTCCGCCGTTGCCATACTGTTCCGATGACAACTGACATGTGCCGTTTCCGCGTCGATGCACACTGCAAAAATGGGCATGaaagattttgtattttttattttgtattttgtattttcgttgggtaatcgcaatcgcaattggcaattgcaattgctttgcttttgttactgttactgttgctgttgctgttgctcaccCGAATGAGATGGCCTGACACTTCTCGCCCGCCTGCAGGCACTTCTCCTTGCACGTCTTCAGCGAGTTGGTGTCATCGGTGCGGAAGGTCTTCTCAAATGGCAGCATCGCCTCCAATGCAACACGCTCGAAGCAGTCTGCAAATAAAACgccaaatgcaaaagcaaacaaattacaaatcgTTAACTGCAATTGGCCGAAAAGTTCACTACACTCTTGGGCAACTGCAACTCTGATGCCAACTCCAATTCGAATTGACGATGGCGTCATCGTTTTGTGCCTCACTTGCACTTTCAAGGCCACTTctcctgttttttttatttatttttttttagtggtGCTTCACTGTATGGTAGGTTAGTTTTATTGGCTCTTTCAATTGTTAACTACATATTTTGTGCGCCtttgttctttatttaaatttccatttgtgTAGCTGAATTCTTAGTTGGCTTGCGTGCCGCGTGGACGCAGTTGACTGCCATTAACCCATGTGTGGCCCATAGTTGGGCCATAGTTAGCCATAGAACTCCACACGCTTCCATGAATTATTCAATAAGGTCAAC encodes the following:
- the LOC133842487 gene encoding uncharacterized protein LOC133842487 isoform X2, coding for MLKTNFRQRSLLLLWLLQLLWNLTAALTVDNQLVSARNDCFERVALEAMLPFEKTFRTDDTNSLKTCKEKCLQAGEKCQAISFGVHRRGNGTCQLSSEQYGNGGANGGGGGGGGGDGAQYSTRPSGIIFDPDFDLYARKTNCFDLSDNSIGQLDGAPSPISTGVTPVNLPNRPLDVGNTPVLVVNPTPHTGPPPPPSGPTLPPPGVGDRLYFSQEIYPLYKYPTLYEHNYPAPNENAYIPGGYAANVPEVDDRYRPAYGPLDEESVHPTPHGPPRPVFGLGYGNGYSYGTPERYSPTTLRPSSAERPGYPPRPDYNDDRPDYPRPSPARPYDSSTPPESSYGPRPTPNYDGHREPRPDYTNRPDPPAHAPHDGGYGPGPGPGPGSSARPPSYDRPPPPRDDYVRRNGSVMRPDGYGGYDDDKTIATYFNPEDYMQGNKNRPMPMPGDRDRDRYPLDEMNACFRRVLAGKRIAPHWVRRSISCERVEDCMRECGHEKRFMCEGFNYRLDPSGHGQGDCELIEIPLSQMDLYSSANRRDTNLLRHPDYDYYERDRNAPSSCRRNVCQDCSKGPISSNPIYFKPSSGPGPGPSSSGPYLDRDRDHYRPGPPQSPHSTAVDHYRGPSGPPGSYEHRPYGSSEYHGSHSSSSSYEFSSHGSSSGYFGHTPPSSFGDHSASRPEYIDRHDFPRPYRPSDRWETLPSSSGYDSSVYRPPRPETDRIDKYRPSYRPGGDYSPYRPPGPPPGPPGPPGPPVTGPAHNYLDRDGPLPRPGSGAYKKPSKFVPYLIGAEENWGSYGGSYGGGGGSKHSSQWSLSESQRRKDQHDFNYFELGPPGHREPPRESNAVLRYPGSSYDHDYPRHHNDYRRQWTRRPGPDECSAKTSEGFRLHKTAVKHAFNVPTLTECERLCSDQRPSFICHTYSYRYNQAGRDNCMLCDRPVNMLDYYVDIEPDRDYDIYSMADDMDVCRQPPRRSDGPSTALSDPRNAQCFFRAIDATRFFKSIVRDSLTVRTVGECEMECIRSTKFTCRAFAFRYGQQRHAGVIDNCQLSDWPVRDMDKERHLILDAAFDIFERASYGHGCEIQPIMDEKHKKLCYLGYGSPARLLPPAIKKAISVPSEMACKKECIRFRETTQFKCYAFSYGPNGACEMSDLDQTELKLDVHYEHTKDRKDYWLFAWNPFDWTCRDKVNTIGGSRVNNDRRMDIFREPGDTAWRHYTVSGKPCRRSSPCEKNLITGFYSCETDGAEVGSWDYCCKTDHPCGYSRGFDYPWCFVGDEADQWRKCSDRYYPGNSTKLSNLSSKQKQKHKPLQPATAASSEYTQHPPRPGGLQSLSDFAAARLWPVTYLYSEGPPNATEFSNFVDCNKETC